In Desulfosudis oleivorans Hxd3, the DNA window CCTGGAAATGGTGTGGAAGGTGCTCTGGTCCAAAGGCGTTGACCGGGAACTGCTGGTCTCACGGTCCATGCTGTCGCCGGCCACCTGCTGCCTGGTCAACCCGGACAAGGAGAAGACCGTGGAGCGGGCCTTTGCCACGGTAAAGCAGATGTCCGCCATGCTGCGGGATTCTTACCTGTAGACCACGCAGAATTAACATGATTCGTCTTATGATGTTGCCCGGGGCAGTCCTCTTCAGGGGCGATCAAAATCAAAACCGGTTTATTTTCGTGGGCCGATGGCCTATGATAAAGGCCTGTGAAATATTGAACAGCAACCGGTAGCAGAAAGGAGCGGATCATGGTCGTTGTGGCAAAACTGAAAGCAAAGGCGGAAAGCCAGGCAGCAGTGGAATCGATTTTAAAGGGGCTGGTTGCCGAGGTCAGCCAGGAGGAGGGCACCCTTGTCTATACCCTGCACCGCAGCCAGACCGACCCTTCGGTCTTTCTTTTCTATGAGCAGTACAAGGACATGGACGCCCTGGTGGCCCACAGTTCCACCGATCATTTCAAAAAGGCGTTTGCCGGTCTCAAAGACCTGCTGGCGGAGAAACCGGTGATCGAGATGTATGATGAGCTGGACGCCATTTGAGGGTGGCTTCGTAAAAATTTATGAACAATTTTTTCCGGCTGGGTATTATCATCGTGGCGCTTGCGTCGGGCTTCGAGTGCCGGGCTGAAGAGCGGCTGCCCTCAGCGGTTGAAGGCCGTGGCGTTTATGACAGCCGGTACAGGGAGACAATGACCGGACGACAGTTTTACAATATCGAGCCCACCAAGAAGCACAATGCCTGGGATATGATTAAATGGGGCCTGACCCGTAAAAAGGCCCAATGGCCCGATTCCGTGCCGGCCACTGCCGGCGGCATTACTTCCGAGCGGGTGGAAAAGGGTATTCGTTACACGGTAGTGGGCCATGCCACGGTGCTGATCCAGACCGACGGCATCAACATCCTGACCGATCCCATCTGGTCAAAACGGGCCAGCATGGTCTCCTGGGCCGGGCCAAAGCGCGTGGCGGCACCGGGCATCGCTTTTTCAAAGCTTCCCCCCATTGACGTTGTGCTGATCTCCCACAACCATTACGACCACATGGACATTCCCACCCTTCGGCGGCTGGCGGCCCGGGACAATCCCCTGGTGATCGCGGGCCTGGGCAGCAGTCGCACCCTGGGGCGCCACGGCATTGACCATGTTCGCGAACTGGACTGGTGGCAGGAAACAGCGGTGGGCGGTATCACCGTTCTGTTTACCCCGGCCCGTCATTTTTCCCGCCGGGGCGTGACCGATTACAATCAAAGCCTGTGGGGCGGGTTCGGCATCACGGCGCCGTCAGGCACTGTCTGTTTTATCGGAGATTCCGGGTACGGCGGTTTTTTTAAAGAGATCGGCAGGCGGCTGGGCACCGTGGACCTGGCCTTTATTCCCATCGGGGCCTATGAGCCGCACTGGATGATGGAGACCGTGCACCTGACCCCGGAGCAGGCCTTTCAGGTCCACCTGGACCTGGGGGCCCGCCGGTCCGCTGCCATTCACTTTGGCACGTTTCAGCTTACCGACGAGCCCATGGACGAACCGGCCGAACGTCTTGGCCGGCTGGTTCGTGAGCATGGTCTTGCGGATAAAACTTTTGTGGTGCCCGTTTTCGGGCAGGCCGCAAGCCTGGAGGATTTATGAGACGACGTTTGACAGTCCAACTGGCAGCCGTTTTGATGTCAGTGCTTTTGTTCAGCGGCTGCGCGGCCTTGTCCGGCCTGCTGCCGGATTTTGCCTGCCCCTGCCGGGCGGACCGGTTCCCCCACCAGGCCAGCGACCTTGCGCCGGACCCGGCCCTGGTGTTCGGCACCCTTGACAACGGGTTTTCCTATGTGCTGATGGAAAACCGGCGGCCCGAAGACCGGGTTTACATGCACCTGGTGACGGACGCCGGCTCTTTTCATGAAACCGACGACCAGCAGGGGCTGGCCCATTTTCTGGAGCACATGCTCTTCTGCGGCTCCACCCACTTTCCTCCGGGAGAGCTGATCCGCTATTTTCAGGAGATCGGCATGCGGTTCGGCAACGACGCCAATGCCCGGACCGGGTTTTTCCGCACCATCTACGAT includes these proteins:
- a CDS encoding MBL fold metallo-hydrolase — translated: MNNFFRLGIIIVALASGFECRAEERLPSAVEGRGVYDSRYRETMTGRQFYNIEPTKKHNAWDMIKWGLTRKKAQWPDSVPATAGGITSERVEKGIRYTVVGHATVLIQTDGINILTDPIWSKRASMVSWAGPKRVAAPGIAFSKLPPIDVVLISHNHYDHMDIPTLRRLAARDNPLVIAGLGSSRTLGRHGIDHVRELDWWQETAVGGITVLFTPARHFSRRGVTDYNQSLWGGFGITAPSGTVCFIGDSGYGGFFKEIGRRLGTVDLAFIPIGAYEPHWMMETVHLTPEQAFQVHLDLGARRSAAIHFGTFQLTDEPMDEPAERLGRLVREHGLADKTFVVPVFGQAASLEDL
- a CDS encoding putative quinol monooxygenase; its protein translation is MVVVAKLKAKAESQAAVESILKGLVAEVSQEEGTLVYTLHRSQTDPSVFLFYEQYKDMDALVAHSSTDHFKKAFAGLKDLLAEKPVIEMYDELDAI